A single region of the Chrysoperla carnea chromosome 5, inChrCarn1.1, whole genome shotgun sequence genome encodes:
- the LOC123301614 gene encoding nucleolar protein 16 gives MTKIRKQKRKKVYRTNVNRKRLNRKQKNVGKIACKPIDKAWDEKKTIRKNLKQMGLMYDPNASIKRSNVKQKIKKQILTSMKGDAWHEEVVEQAVLTKPEKQKKPKVKPPKIHVAEELEREARAPRERNFRLPKGQVEFITYLLDKYGHDYKAMARDRRNHYQETWKQIRAKVKTFMGIPEQYSEYLQSRGLLNQDAEDAKIAAALAMDDDSD, from the exons ATGACGAAAATACGTAAACAAAAACGGAAGAAAGTTTATCGTACAAACGTTAATCGTAAACGATTAAATCGTAAACAGAAAAATGTTGGAAAAATTGCTTG taagcCTATCGATAAAGCATGGGACGAAAAGAAAACAATTCgaaaaaatctgaaacaaaTGGGTCTAATGTACGACCCAAATGCATCAATCAAACGATCTAAcgttaaacaaaaaatcaaaaaacaaatactCACATCTATGAAAGGAGACGCATGGCATGAAGAAGTTGTCGAACAAGCTGTCTTAACGAAACCAGAGAAACAGAAAAAACCTAAAGTAAAACCACCGAAAATCCATGTAGCCGAAGAATTAGAACGTGAAGCTCGTGCACCAAGAGAACGTAATTTTCGTTTACCAAAAGGTCAAGTAGAATTTATTACGTATTTATTAGATAAATACGGGCATGATTATAAGGCTATGGCACGTGACAGACGGAATCATTATCAAGAGACGTGGAAACAGATAAGGGCCAAAGTGAAGACGTTTATGGGAATACCAGAACAATATTCTGAATATTTACAATCGAGGGGATTGTTGAATCAAGATGCTGAGGATGCTAAAATTGCTGCAGCTTTAGCTATGGACGATGATAGTGattaa